From the Thermococcus sp. 18S1 genome, one window contains:
- a CDS encoding right-handed parallel beta-helix repeat-containing protein, which translates to MSVRFTVPLPEFILYYVEPTPENGTVLPGEVQEVTVTVVSSVPLMECWITWNGVPLAMGVTQNTCRARLHVIPGGEYSFSVSAVDIYRRRVETESRTFSVEGMCFVEGDSLELNLPDEAGSLRFPVNFTFVTNSLAKAYTYRASVMGMSVENAFKPDIEVVGFKDVENDIEGPFEGKVKRLYVVRGHFVADLWEIQDAVLKGTEEGKPVSLEITATDDCGKQIKAGGELTVCKNPEKPALAINMEDFYYRDEDVVMSAEATNGVQIREFHYSINGGPWVEFNGTANLTGLLRPGENFVSVRAVSECGLRTEETVKVFLGPPSDGDWIVNDTEACLGHEFSVNGGLIIQETGNLTLRGCKVHLNGGVQLDGALGVLDGSLIGNASEFSGEFGKLDVRDSTVENIGGGIFTEGTAVVRNAVLSGEFTFEFTELDVDSSNIDGGITVLGTVGITNTMVTGGSGITLTGSNEGTIENVTVRDCAYGIHLINDNGKDVTFRNILVENPREAGIFMDLLPGYWFGEGVFTNLTVIEGAVIINGGSATFDRSRIEPGDGYAVLADAAGKILTFKNSSVSGRGILARKLATLSLQDSNLTGDITGDVGWVEVLVSHGGKASLRGGAAENVHGDVRGVLSIVDYRLNGGDATVFGGGTLRVEDMNGIPATDPSDGDASVLRNMRIQEMSTGEEAHLVVLNARLENTTIVTDSKWLLIRGSVVNGRLSLNTGDESLSGGLSETLAFGSMTSWYYTTGPLPENWYYSQDTTGMTESDAPFFVQTSTAPSGWGSGTALGEFATLYLKKTFTVEELPAEAVLSYSAVGRVEIYVNGRKVVDDRRIGGMSFSGMRLHGVPHSGSADVAPYLLPGRNLITVRVELPSAYPYQSLGAFRVSLTLKSGLSTITDSVLSGEVSGYGTRAVLARDEVHSGLSFSYLSWVTISDSNVHGTVDVVGRIELVNSELIGNGSGTGLKMTDYGKISVENSRIHGFGYGIMGASEVNVTESEIYDNDVGIHLRSAKILVKDSYVRDNGVGIATRNVTGRIENNVIYGNDVGIAVNTGGNTYTRGNRLSITHDTVVGNSLGIRFDGNYSSGYVSVTESLIQNNDLGLLLNSTLTPEVRFDSLVNYRDVLIESRFSPTLRDIDWGGTEPVMVPSYPEGFMYTCDGEVRDDYDILARNWKPVILLNSTETGEDWGSSLLSAFLRVYPLENGSVKGVVTLAGRAVSRDGLSKVVYSLERNGSVETLAEVSVGSETYDDYVLLDTQGMNLTGRGVLRFTAVDSTGKNLTGAVSVYFANAEIVIENVSVDNATNIYSLYRVSYESSDMSSWDMSPNRGRYANVTVVLRNTGLINGSARVVLDLPEYVERHTGRVEGLAYLPPNGSLALEFSVPIVEYDMGTLTWDVLPDELPNVGKFTAWVKLYDADNVLREEIPVKVGFTLGPVFKITDYTMYPYSRAYCESYPDFCHNSPPYDGDGDDTVETAESHHFDLSYENVGDEDANVTEIMFKESIPEKDKGTKALKSHNTEIYPDPLYLTHRRSYPLCTALVDVSQSSFDLLGSAPVGVEKMGRDLFTGWWLDLPPEVIPPVNFTGQYLTNAWFFYTGEDGMSYYTPSLNYKKQPVKALNKTFVPQTVKMNPIDVNVMAVKDGRTYVTLHNTNGNVYYDYFVQGSYGPGEGFRWYHFMPPDFTMKAIADNSLQPNKTIPHYRIMVGFRPSMTGNLLKWFASTLNAVLGVLGIDVPAETLTLALAHTLIKVVNLAETIDFQTESESFESINASSRRSEVDAALMASNETVIAPVGIDTFARLEESYGMDREYYANLGGLDELPVAQQAQVAGKFAKAIALDEDLQILLLETIIEVSDMNLYYNLAKIAKGVYSGNAGEVVGAGGAIGTAALKKALKEAAKDAVLEEVKKTSYYKSLTPKERKAYTKKVGKGVGAVVTYAFDMSQFVTYVVLAPVPGTKTIYVLDPPGNFTVHPEESNVTVLGRGAVGVGRGSISLSLGDLDVYRATYVASTESLPISALFNGTLLWMRTSVEGRRNGEMLGNVTITMRPTAESAGHLLAAFRDDSMVETLLGGYFAEKPLWNISMDGGTVIITASGILNAQPYEEETSIEVFTNANVTFANVTRIGRYGNVIEIMPSFVPMNSTEVNVTGNASVGVSEGVITVVRGRVEITEIDAAPLTLPQGERITLTAPAECTVEWRFDGETGRGIFVPTDGAEPGNHTLEVTCLIGNLSASRNFTVSIAQPQVVVRKTSGALVEGSGFVVLEFGTDLQMISLVAPGELKGVVAVSQNPGGTVDGYLVYSTFNVTHPKKWSVENVTLYFRVPRKWFGENNVSPEELVLLRREGGWAEYRPVLEYGDGEYLHYHASVPALSVFAVAGKVKAEEQENEETETTSEKPHETQSTTPSGGESGSSAVYYLAGVLLLLLVAIYLYRRR; encoded by the coding sequence GTGAGTGTCAGATTCACCGTCCCGCTGCCCGAGTTCATACTCTACTACGTCGAGCCCACTCCGGAGAACGGAACGGTCCTCCCGGGCGAAGTCCAAGAGGTTACCGTGACGGTGGTTTCCAGCGTGCCCCTGATGGAGTGCTGGATCACGTGGAACGGCGTGCCGCTGGCGATGGGAGTAACCCAGAACACCTGCAGGGCGAGGCTCCACGTCATCCCCGGCGGGGAATACAGCTTCTCGGTCTCCGCGGTGGACATTTACCGGCGCAGAGTCGAGACGGAGAGCAGAACGTTCTCTGTGGAAGGGATGTGTTTCGTTGAAGGCGACAGTCTCGAACTGAACCTGCCGGACGAGGCGGGCTCCCTACGCTTCCCGGTGAACTTCACGTTCGTAACGAACAGCCTCGCAAAGGCATACACCTACCGCGCCTCGGTCATGGGAATGAGCGTCGAGAATGCCTTTAAGCCCGACATCGAGGTCGTGGGCTTTAAGGATGTTGAGAACGACATCGAAGGGCCCTTCGAAGGGAAGGTGAAAAGACTCTACGTTGTCAGGGGCCATTTCGTCGCGGACCTCTGGGAAATCCAGGACGCGGTTCTGAAGGGGACGGAAGAAGGAAAGCCGGTGAGCCTGGAGATAACGGCCACGGATGACTGCGGAAAGCAGATTAAAGCGGGGGGAGAGCTAACTGTCTGCAAAAACCCGGAGAAACCCGCCCTCGCGATAAACATGGAAGACTTCTATTACCGGGACGAGGACGTCGTAATGTCGGCAGAGGCAACCAACGGGGTGCAGATCAGGGAATTCCACTACTCCATCAACGGCGGTCCGTGGGTTGAGTTCAACGGAACCGCGAACCTGACGGGCCTGCTGAGGCCGGGCGAGAACTTCGTATCGGTCAGGGCGGTAAGCGAATGTGGACTGCGGACGGAAGAGACCGTAAAAGTCTTCCTTGGGCCGCCAAGCGATGGGGACTGGATTGTAAACGACACCGAGGCATGCCTCGGGCACGAGTTCAGCGTCAACGGCGGGCTCATCATACAGGAAACCGGGAACCTGACACTGCGGGGCTGCAAAGTCCATCTCAACGGCGGCGTTCAGCTGGACGGTGCGCTGGGAGTCCTCGACGGCTCGCTGATAGGGAACGCGAGTGAGTTCTCCGGGGAGTTCGGAAAGCTGGACGTGAGGGACTCGACCGTCGAGAACATTGGCGGGGGTATATTCACAGAGGGAACCGCGGTCGTCAGAAACGCCGTGCTTTCCGGCGAGTTCACCTTCGAATTCACGGAGCTTGACGTCGATTCCAGCAATATCGACGGAGGCATCACGGTCCTCGGGACCGTTGGTATCACCAACACCATGGTGACGGGCGGGAGCGGAATCACCCTCACCGGCTCGAACGAGGGCACCATCGAGAACGTCACGGTTCGGGACTGCGCCTACGGCATTCACCTCATAAACGACAACGGAAAGGACGTGACCTTCAGGAACATCCTCGTTGAGAACCCGCGCGAGGCTGGGATTTTCATGGATCTCCTTCCAGGTTACTGGTTTGGAGAAGGGGTTTTCACAAACCTGACGGTGATAGAAGGGGCGGTGATAATAAACGGCGGGAGCGCGACCTTCGACCGCTCAAGGATAGAGCCGGGGGACGGCTACGCCGTGCTGGCGGATGCCGCTGGAAAGATACTGACGTTTAAGAACTCCAGCGTGAGCGGAAGGGGAATCCTGGCCAGGAAGCTCGCGACCCTCTCGCTCCAGGACAGCAACCTAACTGGGGACATCACGGGAGATGTCGGATGGGTTGAGGTTCTGGTGAGTCACGGAGGAAAGGCGTCCCTCAGAGGAGGCGCGGCGGAGAACGTACACGGCGACGTCAGAGGTGTCCTGTCCATTGTTGACTACAGGCTCAACGGGGGAGATGCGACGGTGTTCGGGGGCGGAACGCTCCGGGTGGAGGACATGAACGGAATCCCCGCGACAGACCCCTCGGACGGGGACGCAAGCGTTCTGAGAAACATGCGGATCCAGGAGATGTCCACGGGAGAGGAAGCCCACCTCGTCGTCCTCAACGCGAGGCTCGAGAACACAACCATCGTAACGGATTCCAAGTGGCTCCTGATACGTGGGAGCGTGGTCAACGGCAGGCTCAGCCTCAACACGGGCGATGAATCCCTGAGCGGGGGCCTCAGCGAGACGCTTGCCTTTGGCTCGATGACAAGCTGGTACTACACCACCGGACCGCTTCCCGAAAACTGGTACTACTCCCAGGACACGACGGGCATGACCGAAAGCGATGCCCCGTTCTTCGTCCAGACCTCTACTGCACCAAGCGGGTGGGGCTCGGGAACGGCCCTCGGAGAGTTCGCCACTCTCTATCTGAAGAAAACCTTCACCGTGGAAGAGCTTCCGGCCGAGGCGGTTCTCAGCTACTCCGCCGTGGGGAGGGTGGAGATATACGTGAACGGGCGGAAGGTCGTCGATGACCGGAGAATCGGCGGGATGTCGTTCAGCGGAATGAGGCTCCACGGGGTGCCGCACTCCGGGAGCGCTGACGTGGCCCCGTACCTCCTGCCCGGCAGGAACCTGATAACGGTTCGCGTGGAGCTTCCATCAGCCTACCCCTACCAGTCTCTCGGGGCCTTCAGGGTCTCCCTAACCCTAAAAAGCGGCCTCTCGACGATAACCGACAGCGTTCTGAGCGGAGAGGTCAGCGGGTACGGCACGAGGGCAGTCCTCGCCAGGGACGAGGTGCATTCGGGACTTAGCTTCAGTTATCTCTCGTGGGTAACAATCTCCGACTCGAATGTTCACGGCACGGTGGACGTGGTCGGCAGGATCGAGCTGGTCAACAGCGAGCTAATCGGCAACGGGAGCGGAACAGGGCTTAAGATGACCGACTACGGGAAGATATCGGTCGAGAACTCCAGAATACACGGCTTCGGGTACGGGATAATGGGAGCGAGCGAGGTAAACGTAACGGAAAGCGAAATCTACGACAACGACGTCGGAATCCACCTGCGGAGCGCGAAGATTCTCGTCAAGGACTCGTACGTCAGGGACAACGGCGTTGGCATAGCGACCCGCAACGTCACCGGCAGGATAGAGAACAACGTGATTTACGGAAACGACGTCGGGATAGCCGTGAACACCGGCGGGAACACCTACACGAGGGGCAACAGGCTCTCAATAACTCACGATACTGTGGTTGGGAACTCGCTTGGAATTCGCTTCGATGGGAACTATAGCTCCGGCTACGTGAGCGTCACCGAGAGTCTGATACAGAACAACGACCTCGGCCTGCTCCTCAACTCCACGCTGACGCCAGAGGTGCGCTTCGACTCGCTGGTGAACTACAGGGACGTGCTGATAGAGAGTCGCTTCTCCCCGACACTCCGGGACATAGACTGGGGAGGGACGGAACCTGTAATGGTGCCCAGCTACCCCGAGGGGTTCATGTACACGTGCGACGGTGAAGTCAGGGACGACTACGACATCCTCGCCAGAAACTGGAAGCCCGTCATCCTCCTCAACTCCACAGAAACCGGGGAGGACTGGGGCTCCAGCCTGCTCTCCGCGTTCCTGAGGGTGTACCCCCTCGAAAACGGCTCGGTCAAGGGCGTCGTAACCCTCGCCGGGAGGGCCGTATCGAGGGACGGCCTCTCGAAGGTCGTCTATTCCCTGGAGCGGAACGGAAGTGTGGAGACCCTCGCGGAGGTGAGCGTTGGCTCAGAGACCTACGACGACTACGTGCTCCTCGACACGCAGGGGATGAACCTAACGGGCCGGGGGGTGCTGAGGTTTACGGCGGTCGATTCCACCGGCAAAAACCTCACTGGCGCCGTGAGCGTGTACTTCGCCAACGCTGAGATAGTGATAGAAAACGTGAGCGTCGATAACGCCACCAACATCTACAGCCTCTACCGGGTTAGTTACGAATCCAGCGATATGAGTTCCTGGGATATGAGCCCAAACAGGGGCAGATACGCCAACGTCACCGTCGTGCTGAGGAACACAGGGCTGATAAACGGAAGTGCGAGGGTTGTGCTCGACCTGCCGGAGTACGTCGAGAGGCACACCGGGAGGGTTGAGGGCCTCGCCTACCTGCCGCCCAACGGCTCGCTGGCCCTGGAGTTCTCGGTGCCGATAGTGGAGTACGACATGGGGACACTGACGTGGGACGTTCTGCCAGATGAACTTCCGAACGTGGGTAAATTCACGGCGTGGGTCAAGCTCTATGACGCGGACAACGTGCTGAGGGAAGAGATACCGGTTAAGGTGGGCTTCACCCTCGGGCCGGTTTTCAAGATAACTGATTATACCATGTACCCGTACTCTAGAGCATACTGTGAGAGCTACCCGGACTTCTGCCACAACAGCCCGCCCTACGACGGGGACGGCGACGATACGGTTGAGACGGCGGAGAGCCATCACTTCGACCTGAGTTATGAGAACGTGGGGGACGAAGACGCAAACGTAACCGAGATAATGTTCAAAGAAAGCATCCCCGAGAAGGATAAGGGGACAAAGGCCCTCAAGAGCCACAACACGGAGATATACCCAGACCCGTTATACCTCACCCACCGCCGTTCTTACCCCCTCTGTACCGCCCTAGTCGATGTCAGCCAGAGCTCCTTCGATCTGCTCGGAAGCGCCCCGGTTGGGGTTGAGAAGATGGGAAGGGACCTCTTCACAGGATGGTGGCTGGATCTGCCGCCCGAAGTGATACCTCCCGTCAACTTCACCGGACAGTACCTCACCAACGCCTGGTTCTTCTACACCGGCGAGGACGGGATGAGCTACTACACCCCAAGCTTGAACTACAAAAAGCAGCCTGTGAAAGCTCTGAACAAGACATTCGTGCCCCAGACGGTGAAGATGAATCCGATAGACGTCAATGTGATGGCAGTCAAGGATGGAAGGACCTACGTCACCCTTCACAACACCAACGGGAACGTGTACTACGACTACTTCGTCCAGGGCTCCTACGGGCCCGGCGAGGGCTTCCGGTGGTACCACTTCATGCCGCCGGACTTCACCATGAAGGCGATAGCGGATAACAGCCTCCAGCCCAACAAGACGATACCCCACTACAGGATCATGGTCGGTTTCAGGCCCTCGATGACGGGGAACCTGCTCAAGTGGTTCGCATCCACGCTGAACGCCGTTCTCGGAGTGCTCGGTATTGACGTTCCGGCGGAGACCCTCACGCTGGCGCTCGCGCACACGCTGATTAAGGTCGTGAACCTGGCCGAGACCATAGACTTCCAGACGGAATCAGAGAGCTTCGAGTCGATAAACGCCAGCTCCCGCAGGAGCGAGGTAGACGCTGCCCTTATGGCCAGCAACGAGACGGTGATAGCGCCGGTGGGCATAGACACCTTCGCCAGGCTGGAAGAGAGCTATGGCATGGATCGGGAATACTACGCCAACCTGGGGGGCCTGGACGAACTGCCCGTGGCACAGCAGGCCCAGGTGGCCGGAAAGTTCGCAAAGGCGATAGCGCTGGACGAAGACCTTCAGATACTCCTCCTGGAGACGATAATAGAGGTAAGCGACATGAACCTCTACTACAACCTGGCCAAGATAGCGAAGGGCGTGTACAGCGGGAACGCCGGGGAGGTCGTTGGGGCCGGCGGGGCAATAGGCACGGCCGCGCTGAAGAAGGCTCTGAAGGAGGCCGCCAAAGATGCCGTGCTTGAGGAAGTGAAGAAGACGAGCTACTACAAGAGCCTGACCCCCAAGGAGCGGAAGGCGTACACAAAGAAGGTCGGCAAGGGCGTCGGGGCGGTGGTAACTTACGCCTTTGATATGTCCCAGTTCGTGACCTATGTGGTTCTGGCCCCTGTTCCGGGAACCAAAACGATATACGTTCTAGACCCGCCGGGCAACTTCACCGTGCATCCCGAGGAATCCAACGTGACGGTGCTGGGTAGAGGGGCCGTTGGAGTTGGCAGAGGCAGCATCTCGCTCTCATTGGGAGATTTGGACGTTTACCGGGCCACCTACGTCGCCTCGACCGAGAGCCTGCCGATATCTGCACTCTTCAACGGAACCCTGCTCTGGATGAGGACCAGCGTGGAGGGCAGGAGAAACGGCGAGATGCTCGGGAACGTGACGATAACCATGAGACCTACGGCCGAAAGTGCAGGCCACCTCCTGGCGGCGTTCCGGGATGACAGCATGGTGGAGACACTCCTCGGGGGCTACTTCGCCGAGAAACCACTCTGGAACATCTCCATGGACGGAGGCACGGTCATCATCACCGCCTCCGGAATCCTGAACGCCCAACCGTACGAGGAGGAAACGAGCATCGAGGTCTTCACGAACGCGAACGTAACCTTCGCCAACGTGACCCGCATCGGCCGCTACGGAAACGTCATCGAGATTATGCCCTCCTTCGTCCCTATGAACTCAACTGAGGTCAACGTAACCGGAAACGCTTCAGTGGGAGTTTCGGAGGGTGTCATAACCGTCGTCAGGGGCAGGGTTGAGATTACAGAAATCGACGCGGCACCGCTGACCCTTCCACAGGGGGAGCGGATAACCCTAACCGCCCCCGCGGAATGCACCGTTGAATGGAGGTTCGACGGGGAAACCGGACGGGGCATCTTCGTCCCAACGGACGGGGCCGAACCCGGGAACCACACGCTCGAGGTCACCTGCCTCATCGGAAACCTCAGCGCGTCGAGGAACTTCACCGTTTCAATAGCCCAACCGCAGGTCGTCGTGAGAAAGACCTCCGGGGCCCTCGTGGAGGGCTCGGGATTCGTCGTGCTCGAGTTCGGAACCGACCTCCAGATGATCTCCCTCGTCGCTCCGGGGGAGCTGAAGGGCGTCGTGGCCGTGTCGCAGAACCCAGGCGGGACTGTGGATGGCTATCTCGTGTACTCGACCTTCAACGTCACCCATCCGAAGAAGTGGAGCGTGGAGAACGTCACCCTGTACTTCAGGGTGCCGAGGAAGTGGTTCGGGGAGAACAACGTCAGCCCTGAGGAACTGGTCCTCCTGCGCCGCGAGGGCGGCTGGGCAGAGTACCGGCCGGTTCTGGAGTACGGAGACGGCGAATACCTCCACTACCACGCCAGCGTCCCGGCCCTCTCGGTCTTCGCCGTTGCGGGGAAGGTCAAGGCGGAGGAGCAGGAAAACGAAGAGACGGAAACGACATCTGAAAAGCCCCATGAGACCCAAAGCACAACCCCCTCCGGAGGGGAAAGCGGAAGCAGCGCCGTTTATTACCTCGCCGGTGTCTTGCTGCTTCTGCTGGTGGCTATTTACCTCTACAGAAGGCGCTGA
- a CDS encoding dihydropteroate synthase-like protein, producing MSEIPGGKILLVTSRLAEPLVRKYGEGCDVFVTPVSVAAFLTPEMIVRYLKRAGIKSEDYDLILIPGLVRGSAGLIEDELGIPAFKGPRNAMDIPQTLKALSEGFKLSKELPADELFSFDALKRVDDIRNKTRNRRYIEEALKKPWNVLIGNLPAGRDFPARILGEVVDAPRLGVEKTIEKALYYLREGADIIDVGMVAGETNLNFIELIPEIRERLGGEGFDVPISFDSLNTVEIERALDYADLFLSVDEGNLEELVTEKPVVLIPTNQKRGFFPVKPLERVEFLENLEEKALDLGYRTVIPDLILEHVPHLARSLTAFQLYRERNPDDVLLAGVGNVVELYDADSVGMNALLAGIAKELSINLLLTTETSAKARGSLRELRRGIDMNLFEMPKDLGFDLLLLKEKRAADWRFEPVEEIIAAEEKPVELEPVYFRIWVEGEKIWVNAHRGTEAVLTIVGDEPNAIIDTILERFEISPRHAFYLGRELERAYTALKLRRSYAQEVELFPDFYSQNQKEK from the coding sequence ATGAGCGAAATCCCCGGTGGAAAGATTCTCCTGGTTACGAGCAGGCTCGCGGAGCCCCTCGTGAGGAAGTACGGCGAAGGTTGCGACGTCTTCGTTACGCCGGTCAGCGTTGCCGCTTTCCTGACTCCCGAGATGATAGTCCGCTACCTGAAAAGGGCAGGCATAAAGAGTGAGGATTACGACTTAATCCTCATCCCCGGTCTCGTCCGCGGTTCGGCCGGGCTCATCGAAGACGAACTCGGAATCCCCGCCTTCAAGGGACCGAGGAACGCGATGGACATCCCCCAGACACTTAAAGCCCTAAGCGAGGGCTTCAAGCTCAGCAAAGAACTCCCGGCTGACGAGCTCTTCTCCTTTGATGCCCTCAAAAGGGTCGATGACATCAGAAATAAGACCAGAAACAGGCGCTACATCGAGGAGGCCCTCAAGAAGCCGTGGAACGTCCTCATCGGAAACCTTCCTGCGGGAAGGGACTTCCCGGCGAGGATTCTGGGGGAAGTGGTTGATGCCCCAAGGCTCGGGGTTGAAAAGACCATCGAGAAGGCCCTCTACTACCTCCGTGAGGGGGCTGATATAATCGACGTCGGCATGGTCGCCGGCGAGACTAACCTCAATTTCATCGAACTGATTCCCGAAATCCGTGAGAGGCTCGGGGGAGAGGGCTTCGACGTCCCGATAAGCTTTGATTCCCTCAACACTGTGGAAATTGAGAGGGCCCTCGACTACGCGGACCTCTTCCTGAGCGTCGACGAGGGCAACCTTGAGGAGCTCGTGACGGAAAAGCCCGTCGTTTTAATTCCGACAAATCAAAAGAGGGGCTTCTTCCCGGTCAAACCGCTGGAGAGGGTCGAGTTCCTTGAAAACCTTGAGGAGAAGGCCCTCGATCTGGGCTATAGAACCGTGATTCCCGACCTAATCCTCGAGCACGTTCCCCATCTGGCGCGCTCCCTTACTGCCTTCCAGCTCTACCGCGAGAGGAATCCGGACGACGTTCTTCTGGCTGGAGTCGGTAACGTGGTCGAGCTCTACGACGCGGACAGCGTTGGGATGAACGCCCTCCTGGCTGGAATAGCAAAGGAGCTTTCAATAAACCTCCTCCTCACGACCGAGACGAGCGCGAAGGCGAGGGGCTCCCTTCGGGAGCTGAGAAGAGGAATAGACATGAACCTCTTCGAGATGCCAAAGGATCTGGGCTTCGACCTGCTTCTATTAAAGGAAAAAAGGGCCGCGGACTGGCGGTTTGAACCGGTGGAAGAGATAATCGCGGCCGAAGAAAAGCCGGTCGAGCTTGAACCGGTCTACTTCCGCATCTGGGTCGAGGGAGAAAAAATCTGGGTCAACGCCCACCGCGGGACCGAGGCGGTTCTAACAATCGTTGGCGACGAACCGAACGCGATAATCGACACAATCCTCGAGCGCTTTGAGATAAGCCCGAGGCACGCCTTCTACCTCGGCAGGGAGCTTGAGAGGGCCTATACTGCGTTGAAGCTGAGGAGGAGCTACGCTCAGGAGGTCGAGCTTTTTCCGGATTTCTACTCCCAAAACCAGAAAGAAAAATAG